The genomic window CTCTAGAGCGGTAAGGGAAGCTCTACGGGTATGTCTTGTCGCTTGAACTTCTCGAAGTTATGCAATCACCATAATCTTGATTGAGAATATGGGGAATATCTTGCTATTTCATAGAATTATCTGTAATATCTAAAACTAATTCCAAAAAACATCGTAACTCGATAGATTAACAGTAGATTAAAGTCAGGAGTATAAGGTCGGTATGTGGCAAGATATTTGCAATCAATGGAAACGCAAGTCTTTAAAAAGCTTTATTTCACTGTTTTTAGTAGGAATCGGGTTAAGTGGTGCGATCGCTGCCTGCTCACCTTCTCCTGATAATACTAGTGGTAACACTGCACAAACAAAAGAACTGACCCTAGTAAGCTACGCCGTTACCCGCGCCGCTTATGAAAATATTATTCCCCTATTCGCTAAAGAGTGGCAAGAAAAAACCGGGCAAACCGTCAGATTTGACCAAAGCTATGGCGGCTCCGGCTCCCAAACCCGTGCGGTGATTGACGGTTTAGATGCAGACATAGTAGCCCTAGCACTATCAGCAGATACTTTGCAAATACAGGAAGCCGGATTAATTCAACCAGGCTGGGAGAAAAAGACACCCAACGGCGATGGTATTGTTCACCGTTCTGTAGGTGTGATAGTTACCCGCGAAGGCAACCCCAAAAACATAAAAGACTGGGATGATTTAGCCCGCGATGATGTCAGCGTAATCACCGCTAACCCCAAAACCTCTGGTGGCGCTCGTTGGAACTACATGGCTTTATGGGGGAAAGTCACCAAAACAGGCGGCACGGAAGCACAAGCCAAAGACTTTGTGACTAAAGTTTATAGTAACGTGCCAGTTCTACCAAGAGATGCCCGTGAAGCCACTGATGCCTTCTTCGCCCAAAAACAGGGCGATGCCCTAATTAACTATGAAAACGAAGTCATCTTAGCGAAACAGCAGGGACAGAATTTACCTTACGTAGTCCCCGAAATTAATATTTCCATCGATAATCCCATTGCCGTAGTAGATAGCTATGTTGATAAGCGAGGCAATCGTGAAGTAGCAGAAGCCTTTGTGCAATTTCTCTTTACCCCCGCAGCCCAGCGCGAATTTGCCAAAGTGGGATTCCGCCCGGTAGTACCAGAAATAGTCGCAGAATTTGCCGATTCTTATCCCAAAATATCTAATCTATTCACCATCGATGATTTTGGCGGATGGAATCAAGTCAGCCCCAAATTCTTTGCCGATGGCGCAATCTTTGACGACATCCAAGCCAATATAGCTCGACGCTAGGCCTAACTCATATTCTGAAGCCATGACAGTTTCCAAAACACAGTCTACCTTCCCCCTCGCCCCCCAAAATTTGCTTAAACGCTTGTCTTTGCCCTGGGGGGTAACAATTACTTATATCTCCATCGTCCTACTGTTGCCTGTGGCCGCCTTGATACTACAGGCTGCAACCCTATCACCTATTGAGTTTTGGCGACTGGCTACTGCCCCCGTGGCGCTATCCACCTACAACATCACTTTTGTGACGGCCTTCTTTGCCGCCGCTATTAACTGCGTCGCTGGCACTGCCACAGCCTGGGTGCTAGTCCGCTACGATTTCCCTTTTAAACGGGTTTTAGATGCCGTCATTGACCTGCCCTTTGCTCTACCCACGGCAGTTGCAGGTATCACTCTGGCAACAGTTTACAGTGAGCAGGGCTGGATTGGCTCATTCCTCTCTCCCCTGGGTATTAGGGTGTCTTTTACTCGTCTGGGGGTGGCAGTGGCGATGGTGTTTATTTCCGTGCCTTTTGTTGTCCGAACAGTACAGCCCGTACTGCAAGAGCTAGATTCAACAATCGAAGAAGCTGCCTGGTCTCTGGGAGCATCCAGATGGCAAACCTTTTGGCTGGTGGTACTACCTCCCCTTGTACCTGCCATCCTCACCGGTACAACTCAGGCTTTTGCTAGGGCCGTGGGCGAGTATGGTTCAGTGGTTTTGATTGCCGCGAATATTCCCTACCAAGATTTAATTGCCCCCATCCTAGTATTCCAGCGCTTGGAACAAAACGACATAGCTGGAGCCACAGCTGTTGGCACAGTGCTGCTGCTGATTTCCCTGGTGCTGCTACTGACAGTAAATATATTGCAAACTTGGAGGCAACGCTATGGCGGTTGAAGTGAAATCTACACAGTCTCTACCTTCAGGTCAGGTCAAGCCAAAACCAGATGGAGAGTGGGGCAAAGTTGCTTTGATTGTGGCGGTTACAGCCTATTTAGCGTTGGTCTTGCTGCTGCCCACTCTTTATGTGTTCATTGGAGCCTTTAATCGGGGTATTGCCCCGTTTTTTGCCACCCTCACCAGTCGGGATTTTATTCAAGCCCTGCGCCTGACGGCAATGGCGGTGGGCATAGCTGTACCTTTCAACGTCGTTTTTGGGTTATGTGCAGCCTGGGTAATTGCCCGCCGTCGGTTTCGGGGGCGCACTCTGCTACTAAGTATTATTGACTTGCCCTTTTCGATTTCGCCCATTGTGGCAGGTTTAATGCTGGTCTCTCTCTATGGACGTAATGGGCTACTTGGCCCCCTGCTACAATTCCTGGATATCAGAATTATCTTTTCGTTCCCTGGCATAGCTTTGGCGACGATGCTTGGGGGAATGCCTTTTGTGGCGCGGGAAGTAATTCCAGTTCTGGAAGAGGTTGGGACTCAGGAAGAAGAAGCTGCTAAAACTTTAGGCGCTACCGAATGGCAAACTTTCTGGCGAGTCACACTACCTTCTATTCGCTGGGCATTGTTGTATGGCATTATTCTCACTACTGCCCGTGCGATGGGAGAGTATGGTGCTATTGCTGTGGTTTCTAGTAACTTAATTGGCCGTACTCAGACTCTAACTTTGTATGTAGAAGGGGCTTATCGTAATTACGATTCTCAAAGTGCTTTTGCTGCTTCGGTGGTGTTAGCTGGATTAGCTGCTTGTACTCTAATCATTAAAGAGGTGTTTGAGCGTCGCATCCGCATAAAAAATGAGGGAGACAGCTAGTACGCACTCCGAATTCAAAATTCAAAATTAAATACCCCACGGATAAATCAGGGGGCTTGAATTAATGTTGTTTGACTTTTTTCTTCTACGTTTTCTTTGGTAATTTGAATATGGTTACTGACGGTCAGATCATTCACAAAAAAATTCGCAGGCGAATTCCCAGAAATTTTCATCAAGAACCGGTAATTTCTCGTTTAGTCTCAGACTACGGTTTAACGATTAATATTACAGCGGCTATTTTGGGTGCAAATGCTGTGGGTGACGGTTGGTTTGAACTGGATTTACAAGGTTTGGCAACACAGATAGATGATGCTATGAATTACCTCCAGGATATAGAGCTAGAAATCTGGGATGAAAATAGCGTCAGTGATTGGTGATTAACTGTTATCTTAATTTCCTAATCCTATGCCACATAAAAAATTACATCCATTAACTCCCATTGATAGCCGCATCCGTATACCCCTGCATTACCACCGCCAACCTTTGATTTCCCGTTTGGTATCTCGTTTTGGTGTGACAGTTAATATCAAGGCGGCAATGCTCTCAGCTACAGACAGCCACGGTTGGTTTGACTTACAACTCCAAGGTAATTCTGAACATATTTATGATGGACTGCTGTATTTACAGAACTTGGGAGTAGATTTAATGGATACAAGTATTACAGAAAGTGTGCCGCATAATTT from Nodularia sp. LEGE 06071 includes these protein-coding regions:
- a CDS encoding sulfate ABC transporter substrate-binding protein — its product is MWQDICNQWKRKSLKSFISLFLVGIGLSGAIAACSPSPDNTSGNTAQTKELTLVSYAVTRAAYENIIPLFAKEWQEKTGQTVRFDQSYGGSGSQTRAVIDGLDADIVALALSADTLQIQEAGLIQPGWEKKTPNGDGIVHRSVGVIVTREGNPKNIKDWDDLARDDVSVITANPKTSGGARWNYMALWGKVTKTGGTEAQAKDFVTKVYSNVPVLPRDAREATDAFFAQKQGDALINYENEVILAKQQGQNLPYVVPEINISIDNPIAVVDSYVDKRGNREVAEAFVQFLFTPAAQREFAKVGFRPVVPEIVAEFADSYPKISNLFTIDDFGGWNQVSPKFFADGAIFDDIQANIARR
- the cysT gene encoding sulfate ABC transporter permease subunit CysT; the encoded protein is MTVSKTQSTFPLAPQNLLKRLSLPWGVTITYISIVLLLPVAALILQAATLSPIEFWRLATAPVALSTYNITFVTAFFAAAINCVAGTATAWVLVRYDFPFKRVLDAVIDLPFALPTAVAGITLATVYSEQGWIGSFLSPLGIRVSFTRLGVAVAMVFISVPFVVRTVQPVLQELDSTIEEAAWSLGASRWQTFWLVVLPPLVPAILTGTTQAFARAVGEYGSVVLIAANIPYQDLIAPILVFQRLEQNDIAGATAVGTVLLLISLVLLLTVNILQTWRQRYGG
- the cysW gene encoding sulfate ABC transporter permease subunit CysW codes for the protein MAVEVKSTQSLPSGQVKPKPDGEWGKVALIVAVTAYLALVLLLPTLYVFIGAFNRGIAPFFATLTSRDFIQALRLTAMAVGIAVPFNVVFGLCAAWVIARRRFRGRTLLLSIIDLPFSISPIVAGLMLVSLYGRNGLLGPLLQFLDIRIIFSFPGIALATMLGGMPFVAREVIPVLEEVGTQEEEAAKTLGATEWQTFWRVTLPSIRWALLYGIILTTARAMGEYGAIAVVSSNLIGRTQTLTLYVEGAYRNYDSQSAFAASVVLAGLAACTLIIKEVFERRIRIKNEGDS
- a CDS encoding NIL domain-containing protein, with the protein product MVTDGQIIHKKIRRRIPRNFHQEPVISRLVSDYGLTINITAAILGANAVGDGWFELDLQGLATQIDDAMNYLQDIELEIWDENSVSDW